The following are from one region of the Mauremys reevesii isolate NIE-2019 linkage group 2, ASM1616193v1, whole genome shotgun sequence genome:
- the ACBD5 gene encoding acyl-CoA-binding domain-containing protein 5 isoform X2 produces the protein MPKEEAMIAYVEEMKKILESMPMTEKVEELLQVIGPFYEIVEDKKNRGSGLTSDLGNVMTSTPNSKAVNGKAESSDSGAESEEEEGHEEEEEKEIQQSEKDYTNVKQDSAASKDLESIVTNGCYKDSFVPEMQNGIQTKSALNGLNVEEEITKVEQSLALTGKTNNSGHQGSNEDSVEEVSGIQHLTSDSDSEVFCDSMEQFGQEEPLEMITSAKGPLQHSSHFLEVDHSHLLENAGFPEHAHLPSENFRVEDITEAAIEGKGEVKCGGEDGKSSDGGPHKEKKGGEKVDFHGVRRGRGHRMQPLGDGAQGGQMGSGGDGERWGSDRAPRGSLNEQIAVVLMRLQEDMQNVLQRLHTLEALTASQARSVTLQSNLHPVSSVKRPSWWPFDISPGTLAFAVVWPFVAQWLVHVYFQRRRRKLN, from the exons ATTCTTGAGAGTATGCCAATGACGGAGAAAGTTGAAGAATTACTACAAGTGATAGGCCCATTCTATGAAATAGTAGAGGATAAAAAGAACAGAGGATCTGGCCTAACATCAG ACCTTGGTAATGTTATGACTTCCACACCAAATTCAAAGGCCGTGAATGGTAAAGCTGAGAGCAGTGACAGTGGAGCAGAATCAGAAGAGGAAGAGGGTcatgaagaagaagaggaaaaagaaatacAACAAAGTGAAAAAG ACTATACGAATGTAAAGCAGGACTCAGCAGCATCTAAGGATTTGGAAAGTATTGTCACTAATGGCTGTTATAAGGACAGCTTTGTTCCAGAAATGCAGAATGGCATCCAGACTAAATCTGCCCTGAATGGCTTAAATGTGGAGGAAGAAATAACGAAAGTGGAGCAAAGCCTAGCACTAACGGGAAAAACTAATAACAGTGGTCACCAAG GTTCAAATGAAGACAGTGTTGAAGAGGTCTCAGGAATTCAGCACTTGACAAGTGATTCAGACAGTGAAGTTTTTTGTGATTCTATGGAACAATTCGGACAagaagag CCCTTGGAAATGATTACATCAGCCAAAGGACCTTTACAGCATTCATCCCATTTCTTGGAAGTAGATCACAGTCATCTGTTGGAAAATGCTGGTTTTCCTGAGCATGctcacctgccctctgaaaatttTAGAGTAGAGGATATAACAGAGGCAGCAATTGAAGGAAAAGGTGAAGTCAAGTGTGGGGGAGAAGATGGCAAAAGCAGTGATGGAGGCCCTCACAAAGAGAAGAAAGGCGGAGAAAAGGTGGATTTCCATGGAGTCAGAAGAGGGAGAG GGCATAGGATGCAGCCTCTGGGTGATGGTGCTCAAGGTGGACAGATGGGCAGTGGAGGGGATGGAGAACGCTGGGGGTCAGACAGAGCACCAAGGGGCAGCCTCAATGAACAAATTGCAGTAGTGCTCATGAGGTTACAAGAAGACATGCAGAATGTCCTTCAGAGACTGCATACGCTGGAGGCACTGACAGCCTCCCAG GCAAGATCTGTGACACTACAGTCAAATTTACATCCTGTCTCATCTGTTaag AGACCGTCGTGGTGGCCCTTTGATATTTCTCCTGGCACTTTAGCCTTTGCTGTTGTATGGCCCTTCGTTGCCCAGTGGTTGGTGCATGTATACTTTCAAAGAAGGCGAAG AAAACTGAACTGA